atgttttcagaGCGGTTTGGACGAGGCTCACGGACAGTAGACCTCGAACTGGAGGCTCAGATTGACGTCTTAAGAGACACCAAGAGCAAGTATGAAAACATCCTAAGACTGGCCACTGCACTCATTAATCATTTTCAGTGCATGGTGCAAACACAACAGGCTCTTGGAGACACCTTCACCGACCTCAGCCAGAAGTCTCCAGAGTTGCAGGTACAGTATTGTCGaccctccccaccaccacccctcaCCCCCTTTCATTAAGGTAGCACGTAAAACAtatgtgttttctttgcagGACGAGTTTGGGTATAATGCAGAAACTCAAAAGCTGTTGTGCAAGAATGGCGAGGCCCTGCTTGGTGCCATCAACTTCTTTGTATCCAGTGTCAACACCCTGGTTAACAAAACAATGGAGGATACTCTGATGACCATTAAGCATTATGAAAATGCAAGGTAAGAAAGTGTAACATTTTGCAGATCCTTTAAACAAAATCTCTGTTGAATGTTTGCCTGGAATGTGAAAGcctttgactgacagctgttttcTATTTTGACATGCAGACTTGAGTTTGACGCCTACCGTTCTGATCTGGAAGAGCTGAGTTTGGGCCCAAGGGATGCCGCTGCCATGGTCCGCATAGATATGGCCCAGAATGATTACCAACTCCACAGAGACAAATACGAACGGCTGCGTAGTGATGTCACTATCAAGCTCAAATTCCTAGAGGAGAACAAGGTTTGTAGTTTTAGTCGGAGTTGCACTCCTGTGTTCAGACTTTCCACAGACCTCTACATCTTACCTGAACCGCGcatatttataaaacacacactcgAGATTGCATTTGGCTAAAAAATCTAAACAAGTTGGGGAATCATATCAAGAATAGATGGAACATGATGTGATGTATTCCAATCAGTCATCTCTGTCTCACATCAcgctgattgattgattagatTACACTGTATTGTTAGATAAGTCTAGCGTTAAATGTCACAGATAATAATTGCAGGAAGAGTAAGAGAAAGACAATGCATCAATTTgacaaagtaaacacacaccCATGACCCACactattaaaacataaaacataattctgttttatatattttgataatttttaCAAGAATTGGGGGAAAAATGATAA
This is a stretch of genomic DNA from Thunnus albacares chromosome 6, fThuAlb1.1, whole genome shotgun sequence. It encodes these proteins:
- the LOC122984413 gene encoding arfaptin-2-like isoform X3; the protein is MADSIMSKAATMEIPINSNGDTGALPEDDSLEQDLQQVMVSGPNLNETSIVSGGYGGPAGGIIPTSSIKGSSNHNTCNSTEEVSRGVAVEKLDSVKKWGINTYKCTKQMFSERFGRGSRTVDLELEAQIDVLRDTKSKYENILRLATALINHFQCMVQTQQALGDTFTDLSQKSPELQDEFGYNAETQKLLCKNGEALLGAINFFVSSVNTLVNKTMEDTLMTIKHYENARLEFDAYRSDLEELSLGPRDAAAMVRIDMAQNDYQLHRDKYERLRSDVTIKLKFLEENKVKVMHKQLLLFHNAISAYFAGNQQQLEQTLIQFNVKLKPPGSDKPSWLEEQ